In the genome of Candidatus Dadabacteria bacterium, the window GTCGTAGCGCGTGCAGTACTCCCTCACTTTCGCGAGATAGCCGTCGGGAGCCACCACCATTCCTCCGGCGGCCTGAACGCACGGCTCAAGTATGACCGCGGCTATCTCATCGTGGCGCTCCCTCAGCATCTCCCCCATCTCGTCCGCGCACGCGATTCCGCACCCGGGCCAGGTCTTTGCGAGCGGACACCTGTAGCAGTAGTAGGAAGGAGCCCTGTAAGCCTTGAACAGAAGAGACGAGAAAGCCTTGTGAAAGATGTCGATTCCCCCGACCGAAACGGCCCCCAGAGTGTCGCCGTGATAACCATTATCAAGACACAAAAACGCCTTCTTCTCGGGCCTGCCCCTGTGGGACCAGTACTGAAACGCCATCTTGAGCGCGACCTCGACGGCACTTGCCCCGTCGCCCGAGTAAAACACCTTCTTAAGTCCCGGGGGACAGATTTCCACAAGCTCCCTCGCAAGCTCGGCGGCCGGGGGATTGGTTATGCCCAGAAGAGTGCTGTGGCTCACGAGCTCAAGCTGCTTTTTTATCGCCCCGTCGATCTCGGGCACAGCGTGGCCGTGGATGTTAACCCACAGGGATGAGACGCCGTCTATGTACTTTTTTCCCTCGGAATCTATCAGATACGATCCCTCCGCGCGCTCGACCACTATGGGATCCCTGCGCACGTAATCCTTCATCTGGGTAAACGGGTGCCAGACGAATTCCCTGTCGTAGACCCCTATCTGTTTTGATTTGTCGCTCATCTAGGTCCGTAAGGGGCAGAGGACGCCCCGAGTGAAAAGAATATCATGAA includes:
- the bioA gene encoding adenosylmethionine--8-amino-7-oxononanoate transaminase, encoding MSDKSKQIGVYDREFVWHPFTQMKDYVRRDPIVVERAEGSYLIDSEGKKYIDGVSSLWVNIHGHAVPEIDGAIKKQLELVSHSTLLGITNPPAAELARELVEICPPGLKKVFYSGDGASAVEVALKMAFQYWSHRGRPEKKAFLCLDNGYHGDTLGAVSVGGIDIFHKAFSSLLFKAYRAPSYYCYRCPLAKTWPGCGIACADEMGEMLRERHDEIAAVILEPCVQAAGGMVVAPDGYLAKVREYCTRYDVLMIVDEVATGFGRTGKMFACEHDGVTPDMMVLGKGMTGGYLPLSATITTDEIYEEFLGDYEEFKTFFHGHSYSGNPLSCAAAMGNLEAFRNNDTLSSLSEKIEFLEDELREFEGLSHVGDVRNKGLMVGIELVGDKRTKESYEPVERMGWRVAEEALSHEVLIRPLGDVVVLMPPVGIGMDDLAKLLRATYLSIKKVTEEG